The Laspinema palackyanum D2c genome includes the window GAATCTGGCCCCGGGTTTGAGTTCGGAGACGATGACGACGGGTTCGGTGTCTCCGTTGGGGAGTTTGGCGGGTTCGGAGGCGGAGGCATGGAGCCAGGAGCCTAAATGACATTCGTAGACGGAGATGGGTTTGGTGAGGGGGTCGCTGTTGCGACGTTCTTCCATCCAGTCTTGGTCGGTCCAGGCGTAGGTGTCAAGGTCGGTGACGATGGAGGCGGTTTTGGGCCGGGGTTCTTGTTGGAAACCGTAGGGGTCAGATTTTTCGTAAATGTGACCGGCGGAGTTTTTAATTTCATATTTGTAATGTTCGCCGACTCCGAGGTCCGGGATGAAGAGTTCCCAGACGCCGTTACCGCGTTTAGCCATTTGATGTTTGCGTCCATCCCAGTGGTTGAAGTCGCCGAGAACGGAGATGTTACGGGCGTTGGGGGCCCAGACGGCAAAGTAAACGCCTTTAACGCCGTTGACTTCTAGGGTGTGTGCACCGAGTTTTTCGTAGATGCGATGGTGGTTGCCTTCGGCGAAGAGGTGGATGTCGAGGTCGGTGAGTTTGGGGGACCGGAAGGCGTAGGGGTCGTAGATGACTCGTTCATGGTCGCCTTCTTTGATGCGGAATTGGTAGTTGGCGAGTTCAGCGGTTTCGATGACGCATTCAAAGAAGTGGGGGTTATGCACGGACTGCATGGGATATTCTTGGCGCTGTTCCGGGACGATGACGGAAACGCTGTCGGCGTTGGGGAGGTAGGCGCGGACGGCCCAATGGGAGATTTTTCCGTTGTCCTGGATGGGATGAGCGCCGAGGATTTCAAAGGGGTCTTGATGTTGATTTCCAACTATTTGATGGACTTGATCCGGGGCGATTGTTATGGTCATGTTTTGTTGCCTAAATGCAGTTCATGAATGGGTTTCGATATCTGTGCGGTTGATTAACCCTGGATGAGGGTTAGGGCACAAGGATTATACGGAATCCGGTTGTGATAGGTCTATAAAAACCGGCACCTTGAAGGGTGGAGGCTCACAGGACGAAGCCTGCCTAAGCGCTGCCGCGCAGGCTGTGCCAAACGCAGGCTAAGAGAGAACAGGGATTTTTGAGAACCGGATTTGGGGTTAGATATTGCGATCGCCTCGGGTAGGGGTGTTGATGATGGCTTCATCCTAGAGATTTTTGGGTCTCTGGGATCAAGGGTGCTGGTTGGCTCACCCATCGGCTCCCTAATGCCCTGGCGATCGCCTCCTTTAGAGGGAGCAACTCTTTTACAGAACTGACGCTTGTTCAAGGGATTGAACCCGATAGGGTTGATGCTTTTGATGAAAAGCACCTACTCTTTACTTCAGGTGATGGGTCGGTCCTGTTCTATCAATACACCATAAATATTAAGGATTGTAAAGTGAACTACCCAGCGATGAATCTCAGATTACAGCGTGGGCTTCCTACCCAGAGACAAGCGTAGTAGTAGATTTCTTTCGTCCTCTATTACTACGTCTTACTGTCTGGCGATAGGCTTTATCCCCGGTTCCCGAGGTCAATATTCGTAGACCCTCATCTCTGAGGTTGATTGCTGCATTGACATCCCGATCATGTTTCGACCCACAGTTGGTACAAGTCCAATGTCTTATGTCCAGGGGTAGACTCCCAACTTGGTTTTTGCAGACATGACAAGTTTTTGAACTCGGGAAAAACCTATCAACCTCTTGATAAACCTTGCCCTCTTGTTCAGCCTTGTACTTGAGCATGGTACAAAATTGACCCCAGCCTACCTGACTTATAGCCTTGGATAGACTGCGGTTTTTTACCATGTTCTTGACTGCTAGATCTTCAACCACAATCACTTGGTTTTCGTTAACTATCCTACGCGATAGCTTGTGATGAAAATCTTCTCGACATCGGGATATCTTATGGTGAACTCTAGCTACTTTCTTTCTAGCCTTATGGCGGTTATTTGAGCCTTGGGGCTTACGAGAAAGTTGTTGTTGTTTGCACTTTAAGTTTCGTTCGTATTTATCTAGCCATCTAGGGTTGTCAAATTTTGAACCATCAGAGGTGATAGCAAAATGAGTTAACCCGAGGTCTATACCTACTGCTTTGCCTTCAGCATTAGATTCAGACTTTTCTTTACCATCCTCAAATAACACTGAAGCAAAGTATTGGTCACCACGGTTTTTGGAGACAGTAACAGTCTTTACTTTCCCATTTATAGGACGGTGAATAATTGCGTTTACTTCTCCAATAGATGGGAGATTCAATGAACCATCCAACACCTTAACATTCTGAGGGTACTGGATAGATTGTTTTCCATGCTTCGACTTAAAGCTAGGATAACCCGCTCTCCTTTCAAAGAAATTGTTGAAGGCTACACCCAGATTGAGGCAGACTTGCTGTAGGCATTGGGAGTAGGTTAGCTTCAACCATTCATACTCTTTTTTGAGTGAGGGTATTTGCTTTTTAACCTCATACCCAGACAATCCTTTACCTGTCTCCTTATAGGTTTTATTCATCAAGTCAAGACAGTAGTTCCACAGAAAACGGCAATTGCCAAAGGACTGCTCTAGCAACTGCTTCTGTTCTCTATTGGGATATAGTCTTACCTTGACGACCTTTAACATTAGAGTAAATTAAATATCCGAGACGCTATTATAACATAAGTAAAGAAAAACGATTCATCCCACGCTAAATCTGAAATTATGGACGTGGGGCTTCTCGTTCAATCAAACTAAAATGGTCCGTTCAAAACGGAAAAATCACCCGGAGGAATTCTCTGACGGGTAAGCGATTAATCATGATCTGCCCGGGAGGGATGGGCCCGATCGCCGTGGTTGGACTGCCATCGTAGGGGGCGATCGTCGCTTGAAATGCCGGATCTTCGAGCAATGTGGCATATTCAGCCGGGCTCAGCGGTGTTCCATCAACGGGCGATCGGCCTTGGGTAATAATTTCAGTTCGCAAAATTTCCTCGGGAACATCCGAGGCAGGAGGTAAAGCGGTCGCCAGTGGGGTGATCCCCAGCAGGATTCCCCCGACTAAAATCAACTGAATTAAAGGGGTGTGACCCGAGAGTTTAGGACCGATAGGTTGGTGGCGATCGCGCATACAAATTAAAAGATGATTTTCTTAACTTTTACTAGCATATTTTCAGCCATTTTCTATCAGTCTAAGGTGATAAATAAGTCGCAACACCTGGCGGGGGATTAATCGATTGGCTGCCTCATAGCTTAAGTCGGTTAAAACCCGACTAACGACATGAAACCGTAAGACGCGCAGTTTCAACCCTTGGTAGGGGCGCTTAGCCTGATAACGAGGTTCAAAACTATAATGCGCCAACCTGTTTTAAGGCTAACTCAGCCGCCCGTTTTTCCGCTTCTTTTTTACTCCGTCCTTTACCCACTCCATACACTTGATTTCCCACCTTCACCTCCACGGTAAAATCTGGTGCATGATCCGGTCCCGATTGGGCGATCGTTTCATATTTGGGTTGAGTCGGACCGAGATTTCCTTGGACCCATTCCTGAAAGCGATTTTTGGCATCTAAAAGAATACTAGATTCAGCGGTCAACTTGCGATCTAGAAGACCTTCCGCTGCCGATTCAAATAAAGGTTCGACAAAATTGCGGACCGCATCAATCCCAGAGTCCAAGAAATATGCCCCGATAATCGCTTCAAAGGTATCACTCAACAACGAATCATTTTTGCGAGCTTTATCTTTAATTGCACCTTTCCCCAACTTCATGTTTTTACCCACCTCTAAATAATTGGCAAAATCAGCCAGTTGAGTTTCATCCACTAAAGCCGATCGCAATCGAGTCAATTGGGATTCATTCAAATCCGGATAAAGCCGGTAAATAAAATGGGTACTTAAAAAATTGAGAACCGAATCGCCTAAAAACTCCAGGGTTTCATTATTCTGACCCACCTCGGGATGTTCATTGGCATAAGACCGATGAATTAAAGCCAAATTCAGCAAAGCAGGGTCGCGAAAAGCAGGCAACCTGGGGATATCATCCAAACTTTCGATAATATGAGATTCATCAGCCACCTCCAGAAGGTCAGGACTAAATCCCCCCCGTTGGACAAAAACAATGACCTTCTTTTTCCGGCTTTTTAAAACCTGACCTAAACTCGTCAACTCTCCATTCCCCGATACAATAATAAAAATATCAGCCGAATCAGGTTCCACCGCATAATTGACGGAATCGACAATTAACTTGTGGTCTACACTATTTCTGTCACCGGAAGGAACATCAACCCGATTAAACCCCAGTTCCGTTAAATATTCGGTATGATTGGGACTTTCATGTTGCCAATTAGAGTAAGCATGACACAGCGCCAAATCTCCCTGGGTTGCGGAAAACTCTACTAAAAAATCGGCTCGTTCTGGACTAATTTTGACATTTTGACAATCCCAATAGAGCGCGACTCGCTTAGAGTTGGTATTGGTTGTTGATTTTGACAATTGGTTGTTAGAAGGCATAAGCGTTAGGATTTTGTCTTGATTATATTTTAAACCACTCAATAAATCAGGTTTAAGGATGAAAGGTATTTAATCCTTAACCCTGACTTTTAATTAACTTATGCTGAATTTGTGGTGTAGTTACACAGTCTGACGAGAAAAATTTCCTCTATCCGCCTGTCATTTTGATTATGTAACTACAGCACAGATCCAACAAGAGGGACAACGCAGTTGCCTCGGTGGTTTGGTAAGGGATGGGGTCAAATTGAGTAGCGATCGCACCTCAGCCGCTTCTCAACGTGAGAACTTAGACCTCAAGAGGGCCAGAAACTCATCAACCACGCTTGAGGAGACTCATGCCGCCACTTTAACAAGTGACCCATGCTCTCTCTCCCCTTTAAAATGCGTTAATTGACCAAATTTATAATATCATAAAATTCCGTCCCTTGCTATTTCTTCTTTTATATAGATTGTTGCGGTATTCACAATTTTTGGATAAATGCTTATAATGAGTTCAACCATAGTTGATGGCTATAAAAAAGCTTAAGTAGTTAAAACGAAAATAATAGAGACTCGATATAAATCTAATTTGTTGCCGAATTTCTAAATTTCTGCCACAATAAGAGGGATAAAATTTTAGCCAAACACTTATGACCCTCCTCTCTAATTTGATTCACCAGTTAGGCAAGCCCTATTTTCAGACTGATCAATGCTTAATTTATCATAGAGACTGCTTAGAAGGGTTTGCGTTGCTTCCTGACCAAAGCATTCATCTAACCCTAACCAGTCCACCTTATAATATTGGGAAAGAATATGAAAAGCAACTTCCCCTAGATAAATATTTGGACTGGTGTGAACAGTGGATTGCTGAAATTTACCGGATTGCTTATCCCAGTGGGTCATTTTGGCTCAACTTAGGCTATCTGTCCATCCGAGATCGAGCCAAAGCGATTCCTATTCCCTATTTACTATGGAATAGAGTCCCCTTTTATCTTATCCAGGAAATTATTTGGCACTATGGCGCGGGAGTAGCCGGAAGCAAGTTTTTTTCTCCCCGTAATGAAAAGTTTCTCTGGTACGTTAAGAACCCCGAAAATTATACGTTTAATCTTGATGAAGTTAGGGACCCTAATGTGAAATATCCGAATCAAAAAAAGAATGGTAAGATAAAAGTCAACTTAAAAGGAAAAAATCCGACCGATGTTTGGGATTTTCCCAAAGTCACCTCGGGAAAAAATCGGTCATCAAAAGAACGCACCTCTCATCCGGCTCAATTCCCCATTGCGGTTATTGAAAGAATTATTAAGGCATCATCTAACCCCAACGAAATCATTTTAGATCCCTTCATGGGTTCAGGAACTACCGGACTTGTTGCTTTGGATTTAGGGCGTCCAGTTATTGGATTTGAGATGCGGGAAGATTACTGCGAAATAGCCGCTAACAGAATTGAAGATTTTCTCCGTAAAAAAGCAGAATGTAATGCTCAATTATCTTTATTTTAATTGTAGAAATAACTAAATTATAAGGGTAATGTTAAGAGTTTATATCGTTCAACATCAGGACTTAATTTGGCTTGCTGACCCGTGGCTGCCGCTTGTCCTTTCCAATCGTCCCCATCTATCCATCCAAAACGGACTAATGTAATTTGAGGTTTTTGGATTTGGGTAATATTTTTGTCGAACTTTTGAAAGTTAATGACTAAATAATATCCTGATTTATCTTTTTTCTTTACAGTTCGGCCCGTTGTGCTAGTCTGTGCGTAACTTCGATTCCCGTAAGTGCTGCGAGCGCTTGAAGATGTTTTGATTTCAATGGAAAATCGAGGAGCGGGAATATAGACTAAATCCTTCTCTCCATCATTTTGTTCACGACGCCAAAAATTAGGGTAGCGACGACTAAATTCTAAAGGAATCAATTCATGTAAAAAGTAGCCCATTATCTGGGGACGTGGAAAAAAATCAACTCCAATCCTATATCCTCCACTGGTGATGTTTGATTCAAATATTTCCGCCCATACTTTGAGGACAACTTCATAAATTTCCGGCGAATTGATGGGATGTTGTTCTATCAATTCTTTCGTCTTGTTTTCCCAAGCGCTGATCGGAAGTTCATGATACGGGGAAGTATTCATTCAATCTCCTTCATCAGTTCACTGGGGGTAACTCCGAGTGCCTTGGCTAACCGCAAAATATTTAACAGCGCCATGTTTCTCTCGCCCCGCTCAATTCCGCCAATATAGTTACGATGCAGCCCTGATCGCTCGGCTAACTGTTCCTGAGAAAGATTTTGTGATTTTCTCAGCATCCGCACGCGATCGCCAAATTTTTGGAGTTCAGGATTTACGCTCACTCTTTGAGCTTAGGACGCGCGAACACTTCTATCTACACACTATGAGTGTGATTTTAGAGACATTCATTTAGGCAGAAGTTTGAACCTCCGACAGACTGCTGGGGATCTGATATCTTAGATGGGGTATTGCTTCCAGTCCAAGGCGCTTCAACCTTTGAGCGATATTCCCCGGGTTTCCGCTGAGGATTCCCTCCATAAAGTTATCTACCCATAAATCTAAGGACCCTATTATGGCAAATCATTTGGCAGAGACTCAAAGTTTGTATCTTCGGAAACACGCGGAGAACCCGATCGATTGGTGGCCCTGGTGTGACGAAGCATTAGCAACCGCCAAGGCACAGAATAAACCAATTTTTCTGTCCATTGGGTATTCCAGTTGCCACTGGTGTACCGTCATGGAAGGAGAAGCGTTCTCCAGTGAGGCGATCGCCTCCTATATGAACGCCAACTTTCTGCCGATTAAAGTCGATCGCGAGGAACGACCCGATATCGACAGTATCTATATGCAAGCCTTGCAAATGATGACCGGCCAAGGCGGTTGGCCCTTGAATATTTTTCTCACCCCCGATG containing:
- a CDS encoding RNA-guided endonuclease InsQ/TnpB family protein, with the protein product MLKVVKVRLYPNREQKQLLEQSFGNCRFLWNYCLDLMNKTYKETGKGLSGYEVKKQIPSLKKEYEWLKLTYSQCLQQVCLNLGVAFNNFFERRAGYPSFKSKHGKQSIQYPQNVKVLDGSLNLPSIGEVNAIIHRPINGKVKTVTVSKNRGDQYFASVLFEDGKEKSESNAEGKAVGIDLGLTHFAITSDGSKFDNPRWLDKYERNLKCKQQQLSRKPQGSNNRHKARKKVARVHHKISRCREDFHHKLSRRIVNENQVIVVEDLAVKNMVKNRSLSKAISQVGWGQFCTMLKYKAEQEGKVYQEVDRFFPSSKTCHVCKNQVGSLPLDIRHWTCTNCGSKHDRDVNAAINLRDEGLRILTSGTGDKAYRQTVRRSNRGRKKSTTTLVSG
- the rnc gene encoding ribonuclease III, producing MPSNNQLSKSTTNTNSKRVALYWDCQNVKISPERADFLVEFSATQGDLALCHAYSNWQHESPNHTEYLTELGFNRVDVPSGDRNSVDHKLIVDSVNYAVEPDSADIFIIVSGNGELTSLGQVLKSRKKKVIVFVQRGGFSPDLLEVADESHIIESLDDIPRLPAFRDPALLNLALIHRSYANEHPEVGQNNETLEFLGDSVLNFLSTHFIYRLYPDLNESQLTRLRSALVDETQLADFANYLEVGKNMKLGKGAIKDKARKNDSLLSDTFEAIIGAYFLDSGIDAVRNFVEPLFESAAEGLLDRKLTAESSILLDAKNRFQEWVQGNLGPTQPKYETIAQSGPDHAPDFTVEVKVGNQVYGVGKGRSKKEAEKRAAELALKQVGAL
- a CDS encoding DNA-methyltransferase, whose translation is MTLLSNLIHQLGKPYFQTDQCLIYHRDCLEGFALLPDQSIHLTLTSPPYNIGKEYEKQLPLDKYLDWCEQWIAEIYRIAYPSGSFWLNLGYLSIRDRAKAIPIPYLLWNRVPFYLIQEIIWHYGAGVAGSKFFSPRNEKFLWYVKNPENYTFNLDEVRDPNVKYPNQKKNGKIKVNLKGKNPTDVWDFPKVTSGKNRSSKERTSHPAQFPIAVIERIIKASSNPNEIILDPFMGSGTTGLVALDLGRPVIGFEMREDYCEIAANRIEDFLRKKAECNAQLSLF
- a CDS encoding ScaI family restriction endonuclease: MNTSPYHELPISAWENKTKELIEQHPINSPEIYEVVLKVWAEIFESNITSGGYRIGVDFFPRPQIMGYFLHELIPLEFSRRYPNFWRREQNDGEKDLVYIPAPRFSIEIKTSSSARSTYGNRSYAQTSTTGRTVKKKDKSGYYLVINFQKFDKNITQIQKPQITLVRFGWIDGDDWKGQAAATGQQAKLSPDVERYKLLTLPL
- a CDS encoding helix-turn-helix domain-containing protein; this encodes MSVNPELQKFGDRVRMLRKSQNLSQEQLAERSGLHRNYIGGIERGERNMALLNILRLAKALGVTPSELMKEIE